Proteins from a genomic interval of Zingiber officinale cultivar Zhangliang chromosome 2A, Zo_v1.1, whole genome shotgun sequence:
- the LOC122042385 gene encoding probable methyltransferase PMT21, which translates to MKNKDPRSEAYIDRSSRIVPATLMLIVLCGFSFYLGGIYCSEKNRYFNMDVVPAIQLRNKSSATSLQIDSVEFPECGIDYQDYTPCTDPKRWRKYGNYRLSFMERHCPPMAERKECLVSPPLGYKVPVRWPKSRDQCWYRNVPYDWINNEKSNQHWLRKDGEKFIFPGGGTMFPNGVGAYVELMQDLIPEMKNGIIRTAIDTGCGVASWGGDLLDRGILTVSLAPRDNHEAQIQFALERGIPAILGIISTQRLPFPSNSFDIAHCSRCLIPWTEFDGIYLLEIHRILRPGGFWVLSGPPVNFENRWRGWNTTAEEQKVNFDRLKKLLTSMCFKLYNIKNDIAVWQKSADSSCYDELSASAYPPKCDDSMDPDSAWYIPLRTCLNVPNQKFKKLAIKSMPRWPQRLHTAPERLGMVPGGNSEGFRHDESKWKARVKHYKTLLSALGTDKIRNVMDMNTLYGSFAAALIDDPVWVMNVVSSYGPNSLSVVYDRGLIGTYHDWCESFSTYPRTYDLLHVDGLFTAESHRCEVKYVILEMDRILRPNGYVIIHESTHFVDVVSTIAKGTRWDCEKHDTAYNTSKEKLLICQKKLWHAKGSQL; encoded by the exons ATGAAGAATAAAGACCCTAGATCAGAAGCATATATTGATAGAAGCTCTAGAATTGTTCCAGCGACTTTAATGCTCATTGTCCTATGTGGGTTTTCTTTCTATCTAGGAGGCATCTATTGCTCTGAAAAGAACAGATACTTTAACATGGATGTTGTGCCAGCTATTCAATTGCGCAATAAATCTTCTGCCACTTCTCTTCAAATTGACTCAGTTGAGTTTCCTGAGTGTGGTATTGACTATCAAGATTACACACCATGCACGGACCCCAAG AGATGGAGGAAGTATGGTAATTACAGGCTTAGTTTCATGGAGCGCCATTGCCCACCAATGGCCGAGAGAAAAGAATGCTTAGTGTCTCCACCTCTTGGGTATAAAGTGCCAGTGCGATGGCCAAAGAGCAGAGATCAATGTTGGTATAG AAATGTCCCTTATGATTGGATCAACAATGAGAAATCAAATCAACACTGGCTCAGGAAAGATGgagaaaagttcatttttccAGGTGGAGGTACTATGTTTCCCAATGGAGTTGGTGCTTATGTTGAATTGATGCAAGATCTTATTCCTGAAATGAAAAATGGAATTATCCGAACTGCTATTGATACTGGGTGTGGG GTTGCAAGCTGGGGAGGTGATTTGTTAGACCGTGGAATATTAACTGTTTCTTTGGCACCCAGAGATAATCATGAGGCTCAAATACAGTTTGCTCTTGAACGTGGGATTCCAGCCATTTTGGGCATCATTTCGACTCAACGCCTTCCATTCCCGTCCAATTCATTTGATATTGCACATTGTTCCCGATGTCTTATTCCATGGAcagaatttg ATGGAATTTATCTATTAGAGATACACAGAATACTTCGACCTGGTGGCTTCTGGGTTCTCTCTGGGCCACCTGTAAACTTTGAAAATAGGTGGCGTGGATGGAATACAACTGCAGAAGAGCAGAAAGTGAACTTTGATAGGTTAAAGAAATTGTTAACGAGCATGTGCTTCAAACTCTACAACATAAAGAATGACATTGCAGTGTGGCAGAAATCTGCTGACAGCAGTTGCTATGATGAACTTAGTGCATCTGCTTATCCACCTAAGTGCGATGATAGCATGGACCCAGATTCAGCATGGTACATTCCACTCCGAACTTGCTTAAATGTTCCAAATCAAAAGTTCAAGAAATTGGCTATAAAATCTATGCCAAGGTGGCCCCAAAGGCTGCATACAGCTCCAGAACGCCTTGGCATGGTACCAGGAGGGAATTCTGAGGGATTCAGGCATGATGAAAGCAAGTGGAAGGCCAGGGTAAAACACTACAAGACATTGCTTTCAGCTCTTGGAACTGATAAAATCCGAAATGTTATGGATATGAATACATTGTATGGAAGCTTTGCAGCAGCACTCATTGACGATCCTGTATGGGTAATGAATGTTGTCTCCTCTTATGGTCCAAATTCCCTGAGTGTGGTATATGACAGAGGACTAATTGGAACCTATCATGACTG GTGTGAGTCGTTTTCAACATATCCTCGAACATATGACCTCCTTCATGTAGATGGGCTATTTACTGCTGAGAGTCACCG GTGTGAGGTGAAATATGTGATCCTTGAGATGGATCGTATTCTGCGTCCAAATGGGTATGTTATAATCCACGAATCAACCCACTTTGTAGATGTTGTCTCAACCATCGCCAAAGGGACGCGATGGGATTGTGAAAAACATGACACAGCATACAACACATCGAAAGAGAAGCTGCTGATATGTCAGAAAAAACTATGGCATGCAAAGGGAAGTCAGCTTTGA